Sequence from the Malaciobacter pacificus genome:
GAAGGAGAATATTGAAGAGATAATTACAAATTCATTAAAAGATACTACAGTAAAGCATTCTAAAGCATTCTTACTTGTATATGAACAAAACTTTAGTTTAAGAAAAGTAAATTTAATTAGAGCATTTATTGAGTATTTAGACCAAGCAGTTTTAGAAATAAACTCATCTGCAATTTTAAATACATACACAAATCATCATAATATTACAGCACTTTTCGTAGAGTATTTTTTAACAAAATTTGGTCCAGATATAAAAAATAGAGATTTTGAACTTAGCGTTATTTCAGAAAAGATAAAAGAAGAGATAAAAAAAGTGCCTCAAATTCTAGATGATAAAATTTTAAATCTTACTTTCTCTTTTTTATGTTCACTTTTAAGAACGAACTACTTCTTAAATCAAGAAGCAATTTCATTTAAAATTGATACTGCTTGTTTTGGAAAAGACTTAAAAGGACTTCAGCCAAATATTGAGAATTTCATTTTTCACCAAGATTTCTATGGTGTTCATTTAAGAATGACAAAGGTTTCAAGAGGAGGTCTTAGATGGTCAGATAGACATGATGATTATAGACAAGAAGTGAAATCTTTAATGATTACTCAAGAAGGAAAAAACTCAATTATCATTCCAAGCGGTGCTAAAGGTGGTTTTGTAATAAAAAGAGATGATGTTTCAATGGAGTTTTTCACTGAAGTTTATTCAAAATTTATTAATGCAAATTTAGATTTAGTTGATAATTTAGTTGATGGGGTAGTTGTAAAAAATGAGAAAGTAGTCTCTTATGATGGGGATGATTATTATTTTGTAGTTGCTGCTGATAAAGGAACTGCTTCTATGAGTGATGTTGCAAATAATATTGCAATAAGTAGAAACTATTGGCTAGGTGATGCTTTTGCTAGTGGGGGAAGTAATGGTTATGGTCATAAAGATTTAGGTATAACTGCTCGTGGTGCAATAATGTCATCAAAGAGATTTTTTATAGAAGATAATATAGATATTTATAAAGATGAAATTTCAGTAGTTGGACTTGGTTCTATGAGTGGTGATGTTTTTGGAAATGGAATGTTAGAGTCTAATAAATTTAAATTATTAGCTGCAATTTCCCACAAAGATATTTTTATTGATCCAAATCCAAATGTAAAAAAAGCTTATGAAGAGAGAAAAAGATTATTTGAATCAAAAAATGGTGGTTGGAGTAATTATGATACAAAACTAATCTCAAAAGGTGGTGGAGTATTTAAAAGAAGCGATAAAGAAATTGAGTTGTCTGCTGAAATTAAAAAGCTAATTAATACTACTAAAAAAACTATTTCAGGCGAAGAGTTATGTAGAAAACTTTTAACTTTAGATGTTGATATGTTATTTAATGGTGGTGTTGGAACTTATGTAAAAGCAAGTGATGAAAATAACCTTGACATTGGTGATAAACAAAATGAAGCGGTTAGAGTTGATGCAAATGAATTAAGAGCTAAAGTAGTTTGTGAAGGTGGAAATTTAGGATTTACTCAAAAAGCTAGAATAGAGTATGCCTTAAATGGTGGACGAATAAATCTTGATGCTATAGATAATGCTGCAGGTGTTAATACGTCTGATCATGAAGTAAATTTAAAAATTCTATTAAATATTATTAAAAATCAAGGGATTTTAGATGAAACTCAAGCTAAAGATACTCTTCATTCTTTAACTGAACAAATTGTTCAAATGGTATTAAAAAATAACTATGAACAAGCTTGTGTTATTTCTATGGATGAACAATTTTCTACTAAGTATCCAAATGATTTTATTAAATCAATTGAAGTTTTAGAAAATGAATTAGTATCATTTAATAAGTCAGCATTTTATATTCCAAAAAGAGAAAATATAAATGATATTATAGATATTAATGGTTCTATTGTAAGACCAGTTCTAGGTTCTGTTTTATCTTACACAAAAATTTTTCTGAAGAAAATATTGCTTGAATCAAAAATTTTAGATGATGCTTTTGTAACACAGTATTTATTTAAATATTATCCTAAATCTTTTGTAGGGGCGTATGAGCAACAAATTTTAAATCATCCATTAAAAAAAGAGATTATAGCAACTGTTATTGCTGATATTATTATAAACCATCAAGGTATTACATTTATAAGTGATTATGAAAAACTTGGTAAAGAGAGATTTTTACTAAAAGTTAAATCATTTTTAGTTGTTAGAGAGCTTTTTGGTGCTGATGAGATTAGAGAAAAAATTTATAGTCAAGATTATGTTTTAAATAGTGATAGACAGTATAAACTAATTGGGAAACTTGAGTATGTACTTTATGCAAGTACAAAATGGATGGTTAAATATCTAAAGAAAAATCAATTAGATTCCTCTCATATTATTGACCATAAAGAAGAGTTATTTACACTATTGTCACAAGTTCACAACCAAAGTGTAGAGACTTTAATACCTAATGATGAGAATTTCAATAAATTCTTCAGTGTGATTGATTATCTAAGATTTGCAGTTGCTGCAATTGTGATAAAAGAGAATACTAATCATTCATTTAAAGATGTAATTATTTTATTTTATTCATTAATTCATGAATTTAATATTTTAGAAATTATCATTGCATTAAATAAAGTAAAAATCTCAGGACATAGTGATGTAACTCTTAGAAATCAAGTTTTACAATTTATTGAGTTTATTGTTGTTCACTATACAAAAAAAGTATTAGACTTTAAAAGAGTAAATGAAGAACCAGATGTAGCCTTTGCAAACTTTGTTGCAAATGAAAAAGATACATTTTATAAAGTAAGAGATCACTTAGATGATTTTATGGCAAAAGAGAATAAAGATATTAAAGAGATTGCCATTACTGTAAATCAATTAATGGTTTCACTAATATAAGTATAACTTATAAATATTATTTAAGTTTAACTTATGCTATAATTCTTTAAAGGAGGAAATTATGAGTGATATGAATAATGAACCAAGTTTAGAAAAAATTGATGATTATAATGGAAAAGAAACAAAAGAGAAAAGAAATACAGTTTATATTGTAATTATATTTTGTATAGCTGTTGGTATTCTTTTTTCTTATTTAAGATCATCATCAGTTCAGTCTGATTATGTAGGAACAGAAGAAAAACCTGGAATAAATACTACAAAATTAAAATAATACTTTAGCTCCACTTTTTTAAGTGGAGCTTTTATATTTTGAAAAATATTTTTACATAAGTTTGTTATTTCATTATTTATAACTATTTTTTGTGTAAAAATATATCAAAGATACTCAAACCTTAAATAATATACTAAATTATCAAATAGTTGAAGCATAATTTATAGAAAAATTTGATAAGTTAGTTAAATTTATATGATTTCTTATCATATATCTAATTTCTAAACATAAAGGAAAGCAATGTCTAGAAAACTTAGAATACTTTTGATAGAAGATGAAAGATTAATCGCTAAAAACCTAAAAGAAATACTTGAAAAGTTTAATTATGAAGTTGTTGCTATTCATTCTACAGCAGAAGAAGCATACGAAACATTATTTGATGATAATATTGATTTAATTATTTCTGATATTGAAATAAAAGGTTTAGTTGATGGTATTGATGCTTCTAAAGTATTTCAAGACATTTATAATTTACCAATTATTTTTATTACTGCATATAGTGATGATGAAAAAATCCACAGGGCTTCAAGACTTGAAAATATGGTTGGTTATTTAGTAAAACCTATTAAACTTGAAGAATTAAAAGCTTTAATTGACATGGCAATTTTAAAATATGATGTTTTTGGTAAAGAAAAAGTAATTGAGATAAATAATATTTACAAGTATGATCCTAAACATAAAGAACTTTTTGAGAATGGTGTTGAAGTAAATTTAACAAGAAATGAAAAGCTACTTTTATCTATTTTATTAAATAATGAAAAAGTTACTTCTTATGAAGTTATAAATGAAGCAATATGGGGAACACAAAAAGTATCTGATGGAACTAGAAGACAATTAATACATAGATTAAAATCTAAAATAAAAGACTTAGAAATAGCTTCTAAAAAAGGTGAAGGTATTTATTTAAAAAGATAGGAATCAAATCCTATCCTTATCCCCTTATTCTGGCGTATTCATCATCCATATACTAAAAATATCAAGGTATCCCCATAAAGACTCTTTTAAATCTTCAGGCATATCTAATTGAGATAAAACTACAGCATATGATTCTAACCATATTTGTCTAGCTTTAGGCGTAATTCTAAATGGTTGATGACGTGCAGCCATCATTGGTGCTCCTCTATTTTGATTAAAATAATCTGGACCTCCACAAATTTGAATAAAAAAATCAGCCGAGTGTTGTTTAGCTAAAGCAAAACCTTCATCAGTTGGCGGAAATAATCCTTTAATATCACTTTGTCTTAATAAGTCGTAGTGATCAGAAACTAATTTTCTCATTCCCTCTTCACCTAAGAATTCTAAAACTTGTGGACTAGGTTTTACCACTGGTGGTCTTGTTCCTACTTGTGCAGGAGTTATATTAAATTGCATTTTATTAACCTTTTAAAAAATTGTTCAAAGTTTTGCATAAGTGCAACACATATATTACAATATATTTGATTTTAAACACTTTTTATAATTTAAAAAAAGGTTACTATGTTAAAATAATATATCAATTAATTGGGAAAATTATGGGTTTAAACACTGAAAATATTATCGAGTGTAAAAGTTGTGGACTTTTTGTTAATAAACAAGAAGCCTCAAAAAAATATCTTATCAAGTGTCCTAGATGTAATACAAAATTAAGAGCATATATAGACCATAGTTATGATTCTTTATTTTATGCAATATCAGCAATTATGCTTTTTGTTCTAATGAATATTTTCCCTTTAATAAAACTATCTATTAATAATAAAGATTTACAAGCAACACTTTATGATACAGTTTTTATCCTTTTAGAGCAAAATCTTTTTTTTGTTGCTTTAATAGTTTTTTTCACTATTATTATAGCTCCATTATTTAACTCAATTATTATAATTGTTGCTTTTATTCAAAAACATACAAAAGTAAAGTTTTTTACGAAAACATTTTTGCATGATAGCTTTCACTTTACAAAAACTTGGGGTTTTATTGAAGTATTTATAATTAGTATTATTGTTACATATATAAAACTTGTTGGAATGGTCTCTTCTACAAGATTTGACTTGGGCTTTTATATAATGCTTTTTTATATCTTCTGTTTTTATATGTCTAATAAAAAATTTGAGGGTAAAAGTGTATTTGGAGAGTAGATGGTTTTAATATCTTGTAGTAATTGTAGAAAAGTTTATGAAAAAGAGAATTATGATGAATTTATTTGTACTAGATGTAAACATAAAGTTAGAAGAAGAACAAAAAACTCTTTACAAATTTCACTTGCATTAGTTATAAGTGCAATGCTTTTGTATATTCCAGCTATGGTATATCCTATGATGGAAGTAACTAAATTTGGTGTTAGTGTTGAAAGTACAATATTAGAAGGTGTTATTAGTTTTTTAGAGTATGAAAACTACTTTATAGCAATTGTAGTTTTTACAGCAAGTGTAATAATTCCACTTATAAAACTAATTGGATTATTGATAATATTTCTATCTTTAAAGATTAATGTACAGTTATCTAATAAAGCAAAAAATGTAATGTTTCATTTTATTGAAGCAATTGGTAAATGGTCAATGATAGATATTTATGTGGTTGCAATATTAGCATCAGTAGTGCAACTAGATGAATTTTTTAATATCAAAGGAGGTTTAGCTGCAACCTCTTTTGCACTGATGGTAATAGTTACTATGATAGCAGCACATATATTTGATACGAGGATAATTTGGGATGAAAGAAAATAATGAAAGTGTAGTTTTTAAACCAAAAGTTGAAGAAAGAAAGGTCTCATTTGCTTGGGTGATTCCTATTATTATTCTTTGTATATTAGCCTGGATTGCCTATGATACTTATACTAAAAAAGGTACAAATATAATAGTTACATTTAAAAGT
This genomic interval carries:
- a CDS encoding response regulator; amino-acid sequence: MSRKLRILLIEDERLIAKNLKEILEKFNYEVVAIHSTAEEAYETLFDDNIDLIISDIEIKGLVDGIDASKVFQDIYNLPIIFITAYSDDEKIHRASRLENMVGYLVKPIKLEELKALIDMAILKYDVFGKEKVIEINNIYKYDPKHKELFENGVEVNLTRNEKLLLSILLNNEKVTSYEVINEAIWGTQKVSDGTRRQLIHRLKSKIKDLEIASKKGEGIYLKR
- a CDS encoding NAD-glutamate dehydrogenase domain-containing protein encodes the protein MATSDIQAICAQLLTPEDLAVSDELFNRVLEDGIVTKILENKNNKYIKIFSKEQMFLSNVTPLLHNIGFEIIDEVTYNVTNKKELIYISRFNLNIQDFKKLEFAKENIEEIITNSLKDTTVKHSKAFLLVYEQNFSLRKVNLIRAFIEYLDQAVLEINSSAILNTYTNHHNITALFVEYFLTKFGPDIKNRDFELSVISEKIKEEIKKVPQILDDKILNLTFSFLCSLLRTNYFLNQEAISFKIDTACFGKDLKGLQPNIENFIFHQDFYGVHLRMTKVSRGGLRWSDRHDDYRQEVKSLMITQEGKNSIIIPSGAKGGFVIKRDDVSMEFFTEVYSKFINANLDLVDNLVDGVVVKNEKVVSYDGDDYYFVVAADKGTASMSDVANNIAISRNYWLGDAFASGGSNGYGHKDLGITARGAIMSSKRFFIEDNIDIYKDEISVVGLGSMSGDVFGNGMLESNKFKLLAAISHKDIFIDPNPNVKKAYEERKRLFESKNGGWSNYDTKLISKGGGVFKRSDKEIELSAEIKKLINTTKKTISGEELCRKLLTLDVDMLFNGGVGTYVKASDENNLDIGDKQNEAVRVDANELRAKVVCEGGNLGFTQKARIEYALNGGRINLDAIDNAAGVNTSDHEVNLKILLNIIKNQGILDETQAKDTLHSLTEQIVQMVLKNNYEQACVISMDEQFSTKYPNDFIKSIEVLENELVSFNKSAFYIPKRENINDIIDINGSIVRPVLGSVLSYTKIFLKKILLESKILDDAFVTQYLFKYYPKSFVGAYEQQILNHPLKKEIIATVIADIIINHQGITFISDYEKLGKERFLLKVKSFLVVRELFGADEIREKIYSQDYVLNSDRQYKLIGKLEYVLYASTKWMVKYLKKNQLDSSHIIDHKEELFTLLSQVHNQSVETLIPNDENFNKFFSVIDYLRFAVAAIVIKENTNHSFKDVIILFYSLIHEFNILEIIIALNKVKISGHSDVTLRNQVLQFIEFIVVHYTKKVLDFKRVNEEPDVAFANFVANEKDTFYKVRDHLDDFMAKENKDIKEIAITVNQLMVSLI
- a CDS encoding paraquat-inducible protein A, coding for MVLISCSNCRKVYEKENYDEFICTRCKHKVRRRTKNSLQISLALVISAMLLYIPAMVYPMMEVTKFGVSVESTILEGVISFLEYENYFIAIVVFTASVIIPLIKLIGLLIIFLSLKINVQLSNKAKNVMFHFIEAIGKWSMIDIYVVAILASVVQLDEFFNIKGGLAATSFALMVIVTMIAAHIFDTRIIWDERK
- a CDS encoding paraquat-inducible protein A; the encoded protein is MGLNTENIIECKSCGLFVNKQEASKKYLIKCPRCNTKLRAYIDHSYDSLFYAISAIMLFVLMNIFPLIKLSINNKDLQATLYDTVFILLEQNLFFVALIVFFTIIIAPLFNSIIIIVAFIQKHTKVKFFTKTFLHDSFHFTKTWGFIEVFIISIIVTYIKLVGMVSSTRFDLGFYIMLFYIFCFYMSNKKFEGKSVFGE
- a CDS encoding globin gives rise to the protein MQFNITPAQVGTRPPVVKPSPQVLEFLGEEGMRKLVSDHYDLLRQSDIKGLFPPTDEGFALAKQHSADFFIQICGGPDYFNQNRGAPMMAARHQPFRITPKARQIWLESYAVVLSQLDMPEDLKESLWGYLDIFSIWMMNTPE